The following nucleotide sequence is from Streptomyces brevispora.
GGCCTTCAAGGACGACGGGGCGATGACCAAGCGACTCCACCCCGGGAAGGCCGGCGAGACGGGCGTGGACGCGGCCGTCCTCGCTCGTGGGGGAATCACCGGTCCCCGTCGGCTCTTCGAGGCGAAGTGGGGCGGACTGTTCGCCGCCTACAACGGCGGGGAGGGGTTCCCCGATGCGGCGCTGAAGGACCTGGGCACCGACTTCAATGTCGCGAGTTCCTACCTCAAGCCGTACGCGTGCTGCCGAGGTTGCCACTCGGCCATCGACACGGTGATGGACCTGCTGGCCTCGCGGCCGATCCAGGCGGAGGACGTGCGGAGCGTGCGCATCACCGCGGGCGAGACGGCGATCAACATGCTGTCGGTCGACCCGGTGGAGACCGTGTTCGACGCCCAGTTCAGCCTTCCGTACTCGGTCGCCCTGGCGCTGTGCGGTGGCCGGCTCGGCCTGGACGAGTACGAGCCGCCCCGGGTCGACGAGCCGCGCATCAAGGAGACGATGGACAAGATCTCCCTGCACGTCGACGCGCGTATCCAACTCGAGGACGGCCCTCGCTTCGACATCGAGTTTATGGACGGTGAAGTGCTCACCCGCGAGGCGGGCAACCCGACCACGGCCAAGGGTTCGGCGCAGAACCCGATGTCCCACGAGGAAGTCGTCGCCAAGGCAAGGGCCCTGATCGAGCCGCTCGGCGCCGGTACGGCCGCGCAACTCATCGACGCGGTGGAGCACCTCGAGGACGCGCCCGATCTCTCGGAACTCCTGCACGCCCTGCGTGCACGGGCATGAACGGACACGCATGGGCATGAACGGAACGGATGGCATGACGAATCAGGAAACGGTCGAGCGCACCGAGGTGATCGCCGCCGAGCCGGCCGAGGCGCTGGCAGCGATGCTCGATCTCGACATCCCCCACAAGGCCGGGGACCGCGTGCTGCCCTTGTGGCACTGGATCTACCTGCTCGAGCGCAGCCGGGAGAGCGAACTGGGTGAGGACGGGCACCCGGTCGTGGGCATCCCGGCGCCCCCGGGCCCGGGTTGTCGGCGCATGTTCGGCGGCGGGCGGGTCACGGCCCACGGGCTCCTCGAGATCGGCAAGCCGGCGACCAAGGTGACCTCCGTCGCCCGGTCCGTCGACAAGCAGGGACGTACCGGTCTGCTGACCTTCACGACGGTCGCTCAGGAGATCTTCCAAAACGGGCAGTTGGTGATCCGCGAGGAGCAGGACATCGCCTACCGTGCCCCGGGCTCGAACGCCCTGCCGACGCCCCCGGCGCCGCCCGAGCCCCCGGCCGGCCCGCAACTGCGGCTCTCCGTCGACGAGCGGATGCTGTTCCGGTTCTCGGCGCTGACGTACAACGCCCACCGGATCCACTACGACCTGGACTGGTGCCGTCAGGAAGGCTACGACGGGCTGGTGATCCACGGCCCGCTCCTCGCCTTTATGATGGGCGAGCACATGCGCCGCGAGGGCATCGACCTGGTCGGCCGGACCTTCGGCTACCGCCTGGTCTCGCCGATGACCAAGGCGCAGACCTTCTCGGTCGTGCCGGGCCCGGACGGCCTCGTCCAGGGCGCCGAGGCACGCAGCGCCGCCGGGACGGTGTGCGCCGTGAGCACCGTGACGGAGGCGTGAGGCCATGACCGTGCGCGTATCCGACATCGTGGTCGTCGGCGGCTCCGTCGCCGCTCTCCGCGCCGCGGAGACCGTCGCCCGCCAGGCACCGCACCTCAGCCTCACGGTGGTCAGCGACGAGGCCCATGTGCCGCACGAGCGTCCACCGCTGTCCAAGGTGGGGCTCGAGGAACCCTTCGACCGCGAGGCGCTGACCTACCCGGCGGTGGCACGCCTGCGTGAGCAGGGCGTCACCTTCGTGCTCAACACCCGGGCCGAGGGCCTTGACGTGGCGAACCGCCAACTGCTGACCACGGCCGGCTCCCTGGAATACGGTGCCCTGGTGGCGGCCACCGGATGCGAGCCATTCGTGCCGCCGGTGTTCGCCGGTCAGCCCGACGTGTTCACGCTGCGCCGCTATGAGGACGCGGTCGGGCTGCGCGCGGCGGTGTTGCGGCCGGGCGTACACGTCGCCGTCGTCGGCGCGGGATTCATCGGCGGGGAGTTCGCGGCCACCCTGGCCAAGGCCGGCCGCCGGGTCACCGTGATCGACCTGGCGAAGCAGCCGCTGGGCCGGTTCGGCGAGGCTGTCGCGCAGGAGTACCAGGCCCTGCACCGGGCCGCCGGCGTCCAACTGCGGTTCGGCGCGGCCGTGACCGGTCTCGGCGAGGACGGGGGCCGGCGGTTCCTACTGCTCGACGACGATTCGCGGGTGCCGGCGGACGTCATCCTGGTCGGGGTCGGCGTACGGCCGTCGACGGCCTGGCTGGAGGAGTCCGGGGTCCTGCTCGACAACGGCATCATCTGCGATGCGACGCTCAAGGCGGCCGAGCGGGTCTTCGCCGCCGGTGACGCCGTGCGCTGGCCCAATCCGCGTTGGGGCGCCACGATGCGGATCGAGCACTGGACCAACGCCGCCGAGCAGGGGCGCGTGGCCGGCATCAACGCCGTCAACACCATCTCGGGCGAGGGCTTGGTCGCCTGCGGCAGCGTGCCCTACTTCTGGTCCGACCAGCACGGTGTCCGCATCCAGTTCGCCGGCTACCGCACCGGAACAGAGGAGATCGTCGAAGACCGGAACACCGACGGGCTTCTCGTCGTCTACCGCACGGGCGATCTCGTCACGGGTGTGCTGGCCTTCGAACGCCGGGCCCAGTTCGTGAAGCTCCGCGCCATGCTCCGCAACGAACTGCCTTGGCAGCAGGCCCGGGCGGTCCTCACTCCCGGACCGGCTCCGGTCGGCTGAGGAGACCTCAGCCGGACGCCTCCGCCCCATGATCCTGGCCGTCAGGTGCAGGCAGGGGCGTCCTCGGCGTAGGCCTCGAACGTCCGGCGGGCTTCACGGTCTCGGCAATCCTCCGGCATTCGCAACGGCGCGGAAAAGCCGACAATCCCGATTCCATGCGCGAAGTGAATCGCCCGGGCACATAGGTGGCATTGGCGTTCGGTCCCATTCTCGTTCATCGTGAAGCGCGGGATTCCGAAGCCGAAATCCCCGAAAAAAATAAGGAATTGTGGAGGCTGACGGTGAGCGAAGAGCAACAGGTCGTGGTGGTCGGCGCGGGACCGACAGGGCTCCTGACCGCACTCGGCCTCGCCCAGCAGGGAGGCGAGGTCACTGTCGTCGAACGTGCCCCCGGTCTTCAGGACGCGCCCCGGGCGATCGTCTACCACTGGTCGACCCTGGACGGCCTCGACCGGCTCGGCCTCTTCGAGGCGGCCCGGACGGCAGGCTTCCTCAAGCAGGATTACGCCTACCGAGTGCGCAGGACCGGCGAGATCGTCGAGTACGGACTCCAGCCCCTCGCGGGCCGGGTCAAGCACCCGTACAACCTTCACCTCGGCCAAGGGGCACTCGCCCGCATCATTCTCGACGAGGTGGAGAAGTTCCCCAACGTCCGTGTCCTGTGGGGCCATGAGCTGGTAGGCGTCTCCCAGGACGAGTCGGGCGCCGACCTGCGCCTGAGCTCGGACGCCGGCGAGACCACGCTCCGCGCTCCCTGGGTGGTCGGCGCGGACGGCGCACGCTCGGCGGTCCGCGGCGCGCTGGAACTCGGGTTCGACGGTATGACCTGGCCGGAGCGGTTCGTGGCCGCCAACATCCGCTTCCCCGACGACCGGGAGGGCTGGGCCCAGTCGACGTTCTGCGTCGACGAGAAGTATGGCGCCATCATCGCCAAGATCGACGAATCCGGTGAGCACGGCCTGTGGCGCTACACCTACATGGAGGACGCCGCGCTCCCCGCCGAGACGGTGACCGAGCGCCTGCCGGGGTTCCTGGCGAAGGTCTTCGGCGAGGACGTCGCGGAAAACGTCGAGCTGGACGCCATCTCGCCCTACCGGATGCACCAGCGCAGCGCGTCGACCTACCGCGCCGGCCGGGTGCTGCTGGCCGGTGACGCGGCGCACGCCACGAACCCGTGCGGCGGACTGGGCCTGACCATGGGCCTCTTCGACGCGTACGCGCTGATCGAGACGCTCGGCGCGGTCGTCGTGAAGGGCGTCGACGACACCGTCCTTACCAGTTACGCCGATGCCCGCCGCGCGGCCTTCGTCGACAAGGCGAGCCCGCGCGCCACCGCCAACAAGCAACTCATCTTCCACTCCGGCGACCCCGCGAAGCTCGACCAGGACCTGGAGGTCTTCCGCCGGATGACTCGCGAGCCCGAACTCGCCGCCGATGTCATGTACTTCACCAAGACGCTGGAAAGCCCCTCCCTCCTCGCCCGCTGAGCCCCCGGCCCCTTCTCCAGGAGCACGCACATGCATCCCCTCCAAGACCTGACCGTCGTCGCGCTCGAACAGGCGGTGGCCGCCCCGTTCGCCACCCGGCAGCTCGCCGATCTGGGCGCCCGGGTCATCAAGATCGAGCGGCCGGGAGTCGGTGACTTCGCCCGCGGCTACGACGAGACCGTGCGCGGTCTCGCCAGCCACTTCGTCTGGCTCAACCGCTCCAAGGAATCGGTCTGCCTCGACCTCAAGAGCGAGGACGGCCAGGCGGCCGTCCGCGAACTGATCCGGCACGCCGACGTCTTCGTCCAGAACCTCGCGCCCGGCGCAGCCGAGCGGCTGGGCCTGGGCGCGGACGAACTGCGAGCCGTGAACCCGGGACTCATCCACGTGTCGATCTCCGGATACGGCGCAGGGGGCCCGTACTCCGGCAAGAAGGCCTACGACCTCCTCGTGCAGTGCGAGGCGGGACTGGTCTCGATCACGGGCACCGAGGAGGAACCTTCCAAGGTCGGCATCTCCATCGCCGACATCGCGTCAGGCATGTACGCCTACACGGGGATCCTGACCGCGGTCATCCGACGCCAGCAGAGCGGGGAGGGCGCGACCATCGAGATCTCCATGCTCGAGGCGCTCGCCGAGTGGATGGGCTACCCGCTCAACTACGCCGCCTACGGCGGCACCGCGCCCGCCCGTACCGGCGCCCGCCACGCCGCCATCTACCCGTACGGCCCGTTCCGCTGCGGAGACGGCAGTCTGATCTTCCTCGGCCTCCAGAACGAACGCGAATGGCGCGTGTTCTGCGAGGAGATCCTCGGCAAGCCGGAGCTGGCCGAGGACCCGCGGTACCTGCGCAACTCCTTGCGTGTGGAGAACGCGGGCGACCTGCGCGATGAGATCGAGCGGGCCTTCCTCGGCAGCACGGCGCCCGATGTCGCGGCGAAGCTGGAGCAGGCGGGCATAGCCAACGCCCTCCTGCGGGACATGCACGGGCTCGCCGCCCACCCGCAGCTGAAGGCGCGAGGCCGGTGGAAGACGTACGAGTCGCCCAAGGGAACACTGCGGGCGCTGGTGCCGCCCGTCACGATGGACGGTCTCGACCCGGTCATGGGGCCCGTTCCCGACGTCGGTGAGCACACCACCGCCGTGCTCGCCGAATTCGGCATCGTGGCCGCAGCCGAGCAGGCCCGGGCGTGAGGAGCAGCGACATGGCCGGACTGACGGCGCCGGAAGCGAGCGATGTGCTGCGATCGGCCGTCTCCTTCCTCTTCGTGCCGGGTGATCGCCCCGAGCGGTTCGCCAAGGCGGCCGCGACCGGGGCGGACGTCGTCGTCATCGACCTGGAGGACGCCGTAGCCGAGGAACGCAGGGACAGCGCCCGCGAAGCCGTCGCGGCGTACCTTGCGTCCGGCGGCCGCGCCTGCGTCCGGGTCAACGCGGTCACCAGCCCGCACCACCATCGCGACCTGGCTGCGCTCGCGGACCTGCCGGGCCTGCTCGCGGTGATGCTCGCCAAGGCCGACACCCGCTCCTCGGCGGCGTCGGTCGCGAGCCTCATGGACGTCCCCGTGATCCCGCTCATCGAGTCGGCGGAGGGAGTGGCGCATGCGTACGAGCTGGCGGCCACCCCCGGCGTCGTCCGGCTGGCCTTCGGGCACCTCGACTATGCGCTCGACATCGGAGCGGAGCCGACCTGGCCGGCGATGCTCCACGCCCGGTCGAGGCTGGTGCATGCCTCACGGCTGGCGGGTCTCCCGGGGCCGGTCGACGGCGTGACCACCGCCTTGGACGACGAGCAGGCCCTGGCCGACGACCTGAAGCGAGCGCAGGAAGTGGGCCTCGCGGGCAAGCTCCTGATCCACCCCCGGCAGGTGGCGCAGACCCAAGCCGCGTTCCGGCCGAGCACGGAGGCCGTCGGCTGGGCCCGGAGTGTGCTGGCGGCCGCCGGCGGGGGCGAGGCGGTCCGCGTCGACGGGCACATGGTCGACGCGCCGGTCCTCGCCCGGGCCGAGGCGATCCTGCGCAGGGCCGAAGACGTCAGCGGGCCATGAGCAGGATCTGCTCGCGGTCGTACGTCAAATGAGGGTGGACCGCGCGCAGGTGGGCCTGGACCGCGGCCACCAGGGTGTCGTCGTCCGTCCCCTCGAGCAGTTCGCCGCAGGGGCATTCAAGGTATTTCTTCCGCTGCTTTTCCATGGCATTCAACATTAGCGGTGGAAGGACGTGCGCGGATGGTTCCGGCCACTTCTTTTCATGCGAGTTCTGCATCGGTGCACGCAACTTCCCGGCATTGTGCGGGCCGCCGCCGGACAGCACCCTGGAGGCAGTGGTGCGGTTTTCTGCAGCTCCCGCATTCAGGAATATCCCTGTCGTCGCCACCAGGTCTCGGGGAAAAGGATACCCGCCTCGCGGGCAGCGCCGCCAAGCCCCGGCGGAGTACCTCACGGCCTGACCCGGCGACCGTTGATCCGAGTACGGAGACAAGACCATGACCCATGCATCAGCCGTCGTCGACGCCTATTTCGCCGCCGTCGTTGCGGGCGACCCGGAGGCCGTCGTGGACCTGTTCGCTCCTGACGCGGTCCTCCAGAACGCCGCCGGCACCCTCAACGGGAGGGAGGCCATCGCGGCGATGTACCGCGCCGGCGTCGCTCCGGGGGCGATGAAGCCGAGCCCCCGTCCGTACGTCGTCAACGGAGACACCATGGCAGTGGAGATCGACCTCTCCGCCAACGGCAAGGCCGTCGCCCTGGCCGACTTCTTCACCGTCCGCGAGGGCAAGATCCAGCGCTTGGCCATCTACAGCCTCACACCGGCCGACGCGCGCTTCTTCGACGACAAGACCGGCGAGCAGTCCTGACCGACATCACCCGCGACCACCCACTCAACGACAAGGCGCAGACATGAAGGTTGCAGTTTTC
It contains:
- a CDS encoding NAD(P)/FAD-dependent oxidoreductase yields the protein MTVRVSDIVVVGGSVAALRAAETVARQAPHLSLTVVSDEAHVPHERPPLSKVGLEEPFDREALTYPAVARLREQGVTFVLNTRAEGLDVANRQLLTTAGSLEYGALVAATGCEPFVPPVFAGQPDVFTLRRYEDAVGLRAAVLRPGVHVAVVGAGFIGGEFAATLAKAGRRVTVIDLAKQPLGRFGEAVAQEYQALHRAAGVQLRFGAAVTGLGEDGGRRFLLLDDDSRVPADVILVGVGVRPSTAWLEESGVLLDNGIICDATLKAAERVFAAGDAVRWPNPRWGATMRIEHWTNAAEQGRVAGINAVNTISGEGLVACGSVPYFWSDQHGVRIQFAGYRTGTEEIVEDRNTDGLLVVYRTGDLVTGVLAFERRAQFVKLRAMLRNELPWQQARAVLTPGPAPVG
- a CDS encoding nuclear transport factor 2 family protein: MTHASAVVDAYFAAVVAGDPEAVVDLFAPDAVLQNAAGTLNGREAIAAMYRAGVAPGAMKPSPRPYVVNGDTMAVEIDLSANGKAVALADFFTVREGKIQRLAIYSLTPADARFFDDKTGEQS
- a CDS encoding CaiB/BaiF CoA transferase family protein, whose protein sequence is MHPLQDLTVVALEQAVAAPFATRQLADLGARVIKIERPGVGDFARGYDETVRGLASHFVWLNRSKESVCLDLKSEDGQAAVRELIRHADVFVQNLAPGAAERLGLGADELRAVNPGLIHVSISGYGAGGPYSGKKAYDLLVQCEAGLVSITGTEEEPSKVGISIADIASGMYAYTGILTAVIRRQQSGEGATIEISMLEALAEWMGYPLNYAAYGGTAPARTGARHAAIYPYGPFRCGDGSLIFLGLQNEREWRVFCEEILGKPELAEDPRYLRNSLRVENAGDLRDEIERAFLGSTAPDVAAKLEQAGIANALLRDMHGLAAHPQLKARGRWKTYESPKGTLRALVPPVTMDGLDPVMGPVPDVGEHTTAVLAEFGIVAAAEQARA
- a CDS encoding MmgE/PrpD family protein — its product is MTRSTSSLTETFAAHWADIAFQDLPDDVVVGVKDHILDTLAVAMLGATTAEATSVIDALAGIQDTASGSLVWGTGIRLTPAQAALANGTSAHARDFDDGGGPGHAGSTVLPAAIATAEAAGASGRDLITATVAGYDIGYRALGALGGFAAHTDRGWHSSGTMGSIAAAAAAAKSLGLDAQQFADALGIAGSFTGGVWAFKDDGAMTKRLHPGKAGETGVDAAVLARGGITGPRRLFEAKWGGLFAAYNGGEGFPDAALKDLGTDFNVASSYLKPYACCRGCHSAIDTVMDLLASRPIQAEDVRSVRITAGETAINMLSVDPVETVFDAQFSLPYSVALALCGGRLGLDEYEPPRVDEPRIKETMDKISLHVDARIQLEDGPRFDIEFMDGEVLTREAGNPTTAKGSAQNPMSHEEVVAKARALIEPLGAGTAAQLIDAVEHLEDAPDLSELLHALRARA
- a CDS encoding DUF1059 domain-containing protein, with translation MEKQRKKYLECPCGELLEGTDDDTLVAAVQAHLRAVHPHLTYDREQILLMAR
- a CDS encoding mesaconyl-C4 CoA hydratase, which gives rise to MTNQETVERTEVIAAEPAEALAAMLDLDIPHKAGDRVLPLWHWIYLLERSRESELGEDGHPVVGIPAPPGPGCRRMFGGGRVTAHGLLEIGKPATKVTSVARSVDKQGRTGLLTFTTVAQEIFQNGQLVIREEQDIAYRAPGSNALPTPPAPPEPPAGPQLRLSVDERMLFRFSALTYNAHRIHYDLDWCRQEGYDGLVIHGPLLAFMMGEHMRREGIDLVGRTFGYRLVSPMTKAQTFSVVPGPDGLVQGAEARSAAGTVCAVSTVTEA
- a CDS encoding HpcH/HpaI aldolase/citrate lyase family protein, which produces MAGLTAPEASDVLRSAVSFLFVPGDRPERFAKAAATGADVVVIDLEDAVAEERRDSAREAVAAYLASGGRACVRVNAVTSPHHHRDLAALADLPGLLAVMLAKADTRSSAASVASLMDVPVIPLIESAEGVAHAYELAATPGVVRLAFGHLDYALDIGAEPTWPAMLHARSRLVHASRLAGLPGPVDGVTTALDDEQALADDLKRAQEVGLAGKLLIHPRQVAQTQAAFRPSTEAVGWARSVLAAAGGGEAVRVDGHMVDAPVLARAEAILRRAEDVSGP
- a CDS encoding FAD-dependent oxidoreductase, whose product is MSEEQQVVVVGAGPTGLLTALGLAQQGGEVTVVERAPGLQDAPRAIVYHWSTLDGLDRLGLFEAARTAGFLKQDYAYRVRRTGEIVEYGLQPLAGRVKHPYNLHLGQGALARIILDEVEKFPNVRVLWGHELVGVSQDESGADLRLSSDAGETTLRAPWVVGADGARSAVRGALELGFDGMTWPERFVAANIRFPDDREGWAQSTFCVDEKYGAIIAKIDESGEHGLWRYTYMEDAALPAETVTERLPGFLAKVFGEDVAENVELDAISPYRMHQRSASTYRAGRVLLAGDAAHATNPCGGLGLTMGLFDAYALIETLGAVVVKGVDDTVLTSYADARRAAFVDKASPRATANKQLIFHSGDPAKLDQDLEVFRRMTREPELAADVMYFTKTLESPSLLAR